The following DNA comes from Pongo pygmaeus isolate AG05252 chromosome 9, NHGRI_mPonPyg2-v2.0_pri, whole genome shotgun sequence.
AGCACACATTGCTTCATGTGATGGGCCAGGGGCCATATCTGAATGTATGGTGAGAAGCACAGGTTTTTCCATTCGGGGTAGCCATGGAAAGGAATCAGCATACTTTGGGAAGTATGTGGTTCAGTAAATACTTGAGTACTAGCAGTGGGTTCCATCTACTTTTAGAAAAATCCAATGAGAATGAAACACAAACCTGGTAGGGCAAGCTTCCTGATGGAAATGCTGGGAAGAAATTAGTGTTTGGGGTGCAGGCTGGACTATACCTTTGTTGCTTTACATCAGATTCTTTATTGCATCTAATATGCTTTCATTTAATGGACTTAGCCAATTTTTCAGGTTACTTATGGAGAAAGAATAATGtgacatttcaaaatgaaaatcttaTCAAACGTGTTTAACAACCTTATAATCTTATAATCTTGTTTTTTTATGTTGTAACCTCataatcttgttttgtttttatgttaggGGGTTGTGAGGGAAAAAAGTTTCACTTTTGTGCCCTTTGGGACCTCAGTGCATCATTATCAGATTTTTAAGAGGCTGATTTCTACTCTGCTGGTATTCAAAAATTGAATACATTCTTGGCAGGTAAAGAAGTCTAATATTAGTAGAAGGTATAGATGTTAAGTTACTAAGGAGCTTGTCTATTTGAAAGAGTTGTCATATGAGTACTGGGCAGTATAGGACTACTCCCTTAAAATTATGGAATTAGAAATGTATTGGGTATATTTTTAAGTTCATACAATATGTCAGAGGTTGTGTTATCtgctttccatattttatttatttaatttttaatactctGAATTAATGTTGTTTATCAGTAGACAGGAAGTGTTAAGACTCAGATATAGTAGCTTGCTGTCAACAGTTTCTTCTCACACTTTAATTTTAACACTAGTaggaaattatctttttattaagATTTTCAAATGTACATATCTCTTATATAaaagatctttttcttttaacatatacTGATTACTCAGTTCAAGATTTTCTGAAGGgggaaaacaaacccaaaaatcAGGTAAGCATCCAGTGACCTGGAGAAGAGTGGTtacatttcaactttttttttttttgtaattatactttaagttttagggtacatgtgcacaacgtgcaggtttgttacatttgtatacgtgtgccatgttggtgtgctgcacccatcaactcgtcatttaacatgaggtatatctcctaatgctatccctcccccttccccccacctcacaacaggccccagtgtgtgatgttccccttcctgtgtccatgtgttctcattgttcaattcccacctatgagtgagaacatgtggtgtttggttttctgttcttgtgatagcttgctgagaatgatggtttccagcttcatccatgtccctacaaaggacatgaactcatcattttttatggctacatagtattctatggtgtatatgtgccacattttcttaatccagtctatcattgttagacatttgggttgattccaagtctttgctattgtcaactTCTTGATCTACATTGTTCTCTATTAGCCTCTTCATCCCAGAGCACACCCCCTGAGAGGTGCCCACAAGAAGAAAGACCTGTGTATATTTGATCCCTTTCTTTTATGCCTTAAGGTTAAGTTCCACAGACTGGGACTAGGAAGCAACAAGAAAGATTTCCAAAACCAAACTTATATTAACTTAGCTTCTgttgcttaaaaacaaaaagctggtaaTTGGTGCACTAATTCCAACTAGCTTAACAATAGGAGATACATTTAAAAGTTAAGTGGTATTTTACAGAACATAACAATATACCTGGGTGTCCAAAGTGATTTGGAATCAGAGAACCAAAGACTTATTCTCTTCATCTGTTCTTGGTGATTGGCTTTTGATGCATGGGCCAATCCCAATTTTCTCCTTCCAGTTTATGTGTTGCAGAATTACCACCATCTCTGATCCCAAGTTTATATCTCCCCAGATGAACAGTAGACCATACAGCTTGGGAAGGACCCTGGTCTAGGTGTGGGCATACGACCCAAATGGTGTGAGATCACTATTGGGCCAGAGGGCAGGGTCATATATTAATAGCTTCTTCCATGTAATCACTTGGAGGAAAGAACAGTTCTGAGAATATCAGTCAGGTTTAGGGGAAGATACCAAACAGTTGGTTTCTTCAGCAGAGGGGATGGTAGGATATTAGGTAGGAAATACAGGTCAAAAGCTATAGAAGGAAAAATTCCAGAACTGTATTCTATACCAAACTTACTCTGATTCAGACACTATCGTATTAACCCattaaaaatgtcagaaaattagaaacatttcATTCATATTATTGGTAGAAATTTAAAAGtgacactttttgatggggttgtttgtttttttttcttgtaaatttgttggagttcattgtagattctggatattagccctttgtcagatgagtaggttgcgaaaattttctcccattttgtaggttgcctgttcactctgatggtagtttcttttgctgtgcagaagctcttgagtttaattagatcccatttgtcaattttggcttttgttgccattgcttttggtgttttagacatgaagtccttgcccatgcctatgtcctgaatggtaatgcctaggttttcttctagggtttttatggttttaggtctaacatttaagtctttaatccatcttgaattgatttttgtataaggtgtaaggaagggatccagtttcagctttctacatatggctagccagttttcccagcaccatttattaaatagggaatcctttccccatttcttgtttttgtcaggtttgtcaaagatcagatacttgtagatatgtggcattatttctgacggctctgttctgttccattgatctatatctctgttttggtaccagtaccatgctgttttggttactgtagccttgtagtatagtttgaagtcaggtagtgtgatgcctccagctttgttcttttggctgaggatttgaaggacatgaacagacacttctcaaaagaagacatttatgcagccaaaaaacacatgaaaaaatgctcaccatcactggccatcagagaaatgcaaatcaaaaccacaatgagataccatctcacaccagttagaatggcaatcattaaaaagtcaggaaacaacaggtgctggagaggatgtggagaaataggaacacttttacactgttggtgggactgtaaactagttcagcccttgtggaagtcagtgtggcgattcctcagggatctagaactagaaattccattcgacccagccatcccattactgggtatatacccaaaggactataaatcatgctgctataaagacacatgcacacgtatgtttattgcggcattattcacaatagcaaagacttggaaccaacccaaatgtccaacaatgatagactggattaagaaaatgtggcacatatacaccatggaatactatgcagccataaaaaatgatgagttcacgtcctttgtagggacatggatgaaattggaaatcatcattctcagtaaactatcgcaagaacaaaaaaccaaacaccgcatattctcactcataggtgggaattgaacaatgagaacacatggacacaggaaggggaacatcacactctggggactgttgtggggtggggggaggggggagggatagcattggaagatatacctaatgctagatgacgagttggtgggtgcagcgcaccagcatggcacatgtatacatatgtaacttacctgcacattgcgcacatgtaccataaaacctaaagtataataataataataataataataataataaaataaaaaaaaataaaaaaaataaaaaaaaaaaaaaagaagctgaaaaaaaaaaaaaaaaaaaaaaaaaaaaaaaagtgacacaaaGATATCCCTTATAGCTTCATCTTAGAATTCCTTATAGTACCAGGTAAACCAATCCAGCTCCACAGATCTCTAAGGCATCTTTGAAGTTGGCTAGAATGCTCTGGATCTAAGCAGATATTGTGTTCATGAACCCAGGTTGGAGTGGTCAAAGAGGAAGTGCATCAGATAACTCCATATTCCCTCCAGCAATTGTTTGGTCCTCATGCCATAGATGATGGGATTTGAGGTGGCTGGGATGATCACGTACAGGTCAGCTAGCAGCACTTGGGTGTGCAAGGGCACTACATCCTGCCCCAACCAGGCCACATAGGTGGATGCCATCCCAGGTAGATAGTACAAAGCCATAACCCCCACATAGGAGCCACATGTGCTTAATGCTTTCAACTGAGCAGTCTTTGAGGAGAGACCAAATACTGCCCTGATAATTAAGATGTAGGAGGCAGCAATGAAGGCCACATCAGAGCCCACCATAATAGAGGAACCAATCAGACTGTAGAGACTGCTGGGCACGGGGTCAGCACATGCTAACCTGGCCAAAGCTATGTGCTCACAGTAGGAGTGGAGAACCACATTGGAGCCACAGAAAGGTAGATGATTCACCATCCAACTCAATGGAGTCATGGCTGTGATAGCTCTGATGGTGATGGCCATACTCATTCCCAGCATTacttgaggcatgagaattctcTTGTAGTGTAGAGGCTTGCAGATGGCTATATAGCAGTCAAAAGCCATGGTCAGCAGCAGCCCTGTCTCCACAGCTGTGGCTAAGTGGACAAAACATGTCTGAATGAAACAAGCACTAAAGCTGATGGAGCTGTCTCCTGAGCAGAAGATTCTTACCATCTTGGATACCACCAAGGAGGCCATAACAATGTCCACAGCAGCCAGAAAACACAGAAAGCAATACATGGGCTCATGCAGAGTGGAATCCATCCAGATTGCAGTCACGATGAGGATGTTTCCTAACAGGGCTATGATGTGCATGGCACTCGGTGAGATAGCCAGCCAAAGATGTGAAGATTGCAGTCCTGGGATACCCAcaaggaggaaggaggcaggggttTCCATTGTGTGGTTGTAGTCTGGACCCAGCATCACAGGTGAGACTTCTTGCCTATTATCCATAAATGATGTAAGAGAAGGATGCAATCCTGTAAAATTTATTCCCATCTGTGATGATAGGAAATCCTACTCAGCTTGGTGGTATTCTTAGGATCAGAAAAGGGACATCTGATCAAGTTATCCTGCTCCACCTTTCATCCTCTTCAGTATTCTTTGCCTTAAAACTTTCTGTTCATTGTTGAAGGATTAGATCAAGGGTTACCTCCTTTAGGaagtctctgttttcttcttcccctATTCCACGCAGGCTGAGTTAGTTACCTTTCTTCTGAGCTTTCATACAGTCTGCCATAGTGACCTCCAATGGACTAAACTGACAATGCTAAAACTTTACCTATGACTTTATGGTATGCACTTAAGTGCATGTATATTATTCATAGCTTTATAGGAAAGATGTGATCCATAACTGTGGTCACAAGtctcttaaaagaagatatgCTCAAGATTAGCCTGCTTATCACTTCCTGTGCctctcccagaaaaaaaaaaaaaggctttcattATGAGAAGGTGCCATATGCCTACCCTTAGATACTGTCTCTAGTGACCCCTTTTTAACTTCTTATCAGAAATGTGGCTCCTTCTTGAGTAATGGGATAGATTAATGGAATTATGTGCTCATGATTCCATTTGTTGCAGTAGACATTTTCTCTGTTAGATAAGAACTAGATGAACATTCACCATGTTCTCAGTCCTAATCATGGAACATATATTTGCCCCTTCCTTTTACCTCCTAGAGAGCTTAGCACTGATTGATTCCACACCCGGGTGCCAGCAGCAACCATAGTGAGAATCCTCAGGAGTCTTCAAAAAAGACAGATTTCTGGGATATGATTGCAAACTGTGTTGCTTATGAAACAAATCAAAATCCTTAGGCTTAAGAAATCCTATATCATGGAAGAGATAGAATACAGTACTTAGCTCCACATCACAGTCAGTTTATAGGAGGCTTACTGTGTAGGGACACTGGGTGAGACATCTTCAGTGACAGATCATGAGAAGATGAGGGAAAGCTATGGAAGTAGAATGGTAGTGAAGAGTGAGAGGAAAATTCAGGATATCCTTGAGACTGCTGTATGTGTTCTGGATGCCACAAACTCAGGGTTCAACATTATTGCACAAGGACTGAAGAAAAGTGTGAGGATCCAAACAGCCTCTTCCCCACTCACCTCTGATCCAGGATGTTCCTCCCCTGGCTGCCCTGTGTAAATTCACCTTTCTTCAAGAGGCAGCCTCAGCTGATGTTGCTGCTTTGCTCCTCTTACCAGCCCTGGAAACTCTAAACTGGGCATACCTTTCATGCCTTtcagtgggtttttctttttaatctccaTTTACTTTTCTTCTCAATTCGTATTGCTGGAGATTTACAATTGTTGTCAGTCTTTGCAAAGAAcaggacatttggtttggttagttgtttctttttataaatgttttatttcagtcAGCCTATTGATACTGAAAAATTTTTGTCAAAGATGATCAGTGATGTCCACCAAGGATCTGTTGCCAGTCCAGtgactctttttctttattttacttgacATCTTCAAAACATTTAACACAACTGCCTGTTCCCTGATTTttggttaactttttaaaacactaTGAACATACTGTAAAATGCAAACATATCAGGCATATatccttataaatatttattatgagaAGACATGAAGACACATATGTAGACACCACAATGTGTAACCAGATCAAGATAGAGACACTATTGTTCTCCGGTTGTTAAGGTTTACTGTTTTCAGAATGCTCTGGCCAAGTTCAACTAAGACATATTTCCAGCACTGCACCTGCCTTTGCCTTCATCCTGTGAAGACACTCACATGCAGACATGGAGGGTCAGTCACTGAAAACCAACTTAGAAAAGTCCTTTAACTTCAATAACTTATGATTTGCACTATGTGAGGATTTTTCATTCCTATTAAAAGGATAGGCAATGcataattgaaattgaaattgtaTTAGTGGTAAAAGAACTAATAACAACAACTAATAATAACACATTTGATTTTTCATTCCTATTAAAAGGATAGGCAATGcataattgaaattgaaattgtaTTAATGGTAAAAGAACTAATAACAACACATTTGAATGGGTCGTCTCTGGTTTATGATAATTCTGAGTTATTCTGATCTCTAACCAAACTGCTCCCATCCAACCCTACTGTTTGAGTTCCTTTCTCTtagctctattttttatttatttatttttttagatggagtcttgctctgctctgtcacccaggctggagtgcaatggcacgatctgggctcactgcaacctctgcttcccaggttcaagctattctcctgcctcaggctcccgagtagctgggattacaggcaactgccaccatgcctggctattttttgtattttcagtagagacgggatttcaccatgttgtccaggctggtctcgaactcctgacctcaggtgatccgcccaccttggcctcccgaagtgttgggattacaggcatgagccaccgtgcctggcctctacttAGTTTCTTAAAACTGTCTCTCCACCATGCCAATATTGTGCTTTATGGTTACCCATTCCCTTCTCTGCTTTCATTCAAAGTAATCATATGTCCCATTCTCCTCCCCCGCCACCTTTCCTTCCAAATGTCATTTTCATAAGTTCTTGGTATCAGCAATATCTAGCATACCTGGCCAGCCCTGTATAAGATGAGTGGGGGCTTATATTTTCCACTCTGGGATGACCTGGCCTTCATACTCCATCACCCCAACACCAATGCCCAAGTCAGTTACATCCCTGGAGTTTTATCTGTTTAACTTTCTCTAATGAGTCCATGCCTCATAGTCCCCATTTCTTTCATGCAAAAGAAGAGGGGTTAATACAGGACACCTTGGGAGGAGCAGGAATAGCAACACAAAATCAAATATAAGCAAACAATGGAGAGTCATATTGTCCTTTCCAAAAATTTCCAATAGGGAACTCTCTTTTCCCTCTGGATACTCAATCATCCTGCATTGTCCCTGTACACCCACCTTCCCTTGGCCTCTGCCCAGCAACCAAACATTTCAACCCCTCCAGAGACTGGTTTTTCTTTGTGCTCTGACCCCTGGGGATTTCCAGATTGCAGGAGGAAGCAAATGCTTAGTGGCTGAAGAGTCTTTGTTTCTTCAGGTCCTCAAAGGATACCTCAAAGTTAGACTAAGAGTATAGAGTGCATCCTGAAAGGAAAACCAAAGACTCATGATTGGTAGGATTTGTGAAAGCCCACTATGTGCCTAGCATCCCAGTAAATGCTTTTCAAAGATTATCTCAGTCAGTTTTCAGAACCTTCTGAAGTAGCTGCCATCATCACATTGACATAGATGAAGTGAAGGTTCATAAAGGTCACAAAACTAGTAAGCCAGAGAGTCAAGATCTGAATTCTAATAACCATATTTCACTTCACTTTATGGTAGAACTTATTCATACTGATTAATAGTGTCCCCCCTGCGGACTCGGGCCAGGCTTCGCTATTTAAATGTTTCCCATGACACTGTTATAATGTCCTGTTGAACAGAGAAGGGAAATGGGATGTAGGAGAGAGCAAGGAAGATGAGTTTTTCAACTGGAGATAGGACATGCACCTGAGCACAAAAGTATGAGAAGGGACATATTCTCCAAATAGAGGATAAACCAGAGGTGGTAGAGTCAGGGCACTTGAAAGGGATTGAAAATACAAGAGGTTAGAGGAGTGCATGGGGCCATGTTTTAAAGGTCATGCCTTCTGACTGGGCATCATCTGTGGGAA
Coding sequences within:
- the LOC129008894 gene encoding olfactory receptor 52I1-like, which produces MDNRQEVSPVMLGPDYNHTMETPASFLLVGIPGLQSSHLWLAISPSAMHIIALLGNILIVTAIWMDSTLHEPMYCFLCFLAAVDIVMASLVVSKMVRIFCSGDSSISFSACFIQTCFVHLATAVETGLLLTMAFDCYIAICKPLHYKRILMPQVMLGMSMAITIRAITAMTPLSWMVNHLPFCGSNVVLHSYCEHIALARLACADPVPSSLYSLIGSSIMVGSDVAFIAASYILIIRAVFGLSSKTAQLKALSTCGSYVGVMALYYLPGMASTYVAWLGQDVVPLHTQVLLADLYVIIPATSNPIIYGMRTKQLLEGIWSYLMHFLFDHSNLGS